A window from Chloroflexota bacterium encodes these proteins:
- a CDS encoding endonuclease III domain-containing protein codes for MAVTVAEKLDYVYQSLHQRYGPQHWWPADDPFEVIVGAILTQAAAWANVERAIGNLKACGVLTPMALAQLSEPELASLIYPSGYYNAKAKKLAAFVAHLIQRYHGDLQELFTLDLTTLRRELLRIHGIGPETADSIALYAAAKPVFVIDAYTRRICARLGLSEENASYENLQRLFMDNLPPDPQLFNEYHALLVRHGKELCRKQPRCAPCPLTSICLYNTSTTPNALSPRPQLL; via the coding sequence TTGGCCGTGACTGTCGCCGAGAAGCTGGACTACGTTTATCAAAGCCTGCATCAACGCTATGGACCCCAACACTGGTGGCCAGCTGATGACCCCTTTGAGGTCATCGTGGGGGCCATCCTCACCCAAGCAGCCGCCTGGGCGAACGTTGAGAGGGCCATCGGGAACTTAAAGGCATGTGGTGTCCTTACTCCAATGGCTCTTGCTCAACTTAGCGAGCCGGAGCTAGCGTCACTGATCTATCCTTCTGGTTATTACAACGCTAAGGCTAAGAAATTAGCAGCTTTCGTTGCTCACCTGATACAACGTTACCACGGCGACCTCCAGGAGCTGTTCACCCTTGATCTGACCACCTTGCGGCGAGAACTCCTGCGCATACATGGCATCGGGCCGGAGACGGCCGATTCCATCGCCCTTTACGCAGCAGCTAAACCGGTCTTCGTCATCGATGCCTACACCCGTCGCATCTGTGCTCGCCTTGGCCTGTCTGAGGAAAATGCCAGCTATGAAAATCTACAACGCCTCTTTATGGACAACCTGCCACCAGACCCTCAGCTATTTAACGAGTACCACGCCCTACTCGTGCGCCACGGCAAGGAGTTATGTCGTAAACAACCTCGCTGCGCCCCTTGCCCTCTGACCTCAATATGCCTTTACAACACCAGCACCACCCCAAATGCTTTATCTCCTCGCCCCCAGCTGTTATAA
- the nifV gene encoding homocitrate synthase: MRQIKIDDTTLRDGEQTAGVVFANAEKVRIARLLSEIGVHQIEAGIPAMGGDEKEAVKMIARLDLPTSILAWNRAVVSDIQDSLDCGINAVAISISASDIHIQTKLQRDRPWVLENIKRSVDFAKKHNLYVSVNAEDASRADWEFLVQFAQTAKEWGADRLRFCDTLGALDPFETYDRIKRLIETVHIDIEMHTHNDFGLATANALAGIRAGATYVNVTVNGLGERAGNAALEEVVMALKYTQHIDLGIDTSRFRELAEYVSQASGRILPGWKPVVGTNVFAHESGIHVDGVIKNPHNYEIFSPEEVGLTRQLVVGKHSGSHTIHYKFREFGIELTEEQTTKILAAARVLAVQLKRALFDKELMYIYRDCLERKEEVKTGSLHS, translated from the coding sequence GTGAGACAGATCAAGATAGACGATACCACCTTGCGTGATGGAGAGCAAACGGCGGGGGTAGTGTTTGCCAATGCCGAGAAGGTACGTATCGCCAGGCTCCTCAGTGAGATTGGTGTGCATCAAATCGAGGCAGGCATCCCGGCTATGGGAGGAGACGAGAAAGAGGCCGTAAAGATGATCGCCAGGCTTGACCTCCCCACCAGCATTCTGGCCTGGAATAGGGCCGTTGTCTCTGATATCCAAGATTCGCTGGATTGTGGGATTAACGCCGTGGCCATCTCCATCTCCGCCTCAGACATCCATATTCAGACAAAGTTACAGCGCGACCGTCCTTGGGTCCTGGAGAACATCAAGAGGAGCGTAGACTTTGCCAAGAAGCACAATCTTTACGTCTCTGTCAATGCTGAGGACGCTTCTCGGGCTGATTGGGAATTCCTGGTACAATTCGCCCAAACGGCCAAGGAATGGGGGGCAGATAGATTGCGTTTCTGCGATACCCTGGGCGCTCTCGACCCCTTCGAAACCTACGACCGAATCAAGCGACTCATTGAAACAGTCCATATCGATATTGAGATGCATACCCACAACGATTTTGGTCTGGCTACAGCCAACGCCCTGGCTGGCATCCGGGCTGGGGCGACTTATGTCAACGTAACCGTTAATGGTCTTGGCGAGCGAGCCGGCAACGCCGCCCTCGAAGAGGTCGTGATGGCTCTCAAGTACACCCAGCACATTGACTTAGGAATCGATACCAGCCGTTTTCGTGAACTGGCCGAGTATGTCTCCCAAGCCTCCGGACGAATATTACCTGGCTGGAAACCAGTGGTGGGAACTAACGTTTTCGCCCATGAATCGGGCATCCACGTTGATGGCGTGATTAAGAACCCTCATAACTACGAGATCTTCAGCCCAGAGGAGGTTGGGCTGACACGACAGCTGGTAGTCGGCAAGCACTCGGGCTCGCACACTATCCACTACAAATTCCGGGAATTTGGGATAGAGCTGACAGAGGAGCAGACAACGAAGATCCTGGCTGCGGCAAGGGTACTAGCCGTGCAGCTGAAGCGGGCCCTCTTTGATAAAGAACTGATGTACATCTACCGCGATTGCCTAGAGAGGAAGGAAGAGGTTAAGACAGGATCGTTACACTCTTAA
- a CDS encoding cytochrome b/b6 domain-containing protein produces the protein MAISSNEAVMNVPQPAVGKVREVIVGRAVSREIVRFDVHQRAQHLMMMVSLLLLVFTGLPQKFYTLSVSQWLIGVWGGLDSARMIHRSAAVVMILACVYHLAYLIYGIVVLKRPFPVWMIPSPEDFRDFFQNTAYCLGLAKEKPKFDRYSYFEKFDYWAVFWGVPIMVGTGLILWFPLIAVRFLPGVVVPIAAIAHSDEAVLAAGWIFVIHLYNAHLAPHIFPFNKSIFTGCVTEERYKREHPLEYERLLKVAEAPREAQEEQVQGEG, from the coding sequence ATGGCCATTTCATCAAACGAAGCGGTGATGAACGTTCCCCAACCTGCAGTGGGTAAGGTGAGAGAGGTGATCGTAGGAAGGGCTGTCAGCCGGGAGATCGTTCGTTTTGATGTTCACCAGAGGGCCCAACATTTGATGATGATGGTCTCCTTGCTCCTTTTAGTGTTCACTGGCCTGCCCCAAAAGTTTTATACCCTATCTGTGAGCCAATGGCTTATTGGGGTATGGGGTGGGCTAGACAGTGCTCGCATGATTCATCGGTCAGCAGCTGTAGTGATGATCCTGGCCTGTGTCTATCACCTAGCCTACCTTATCTATGGTATAGTCGTCCTCAAGCGACCGTTCCCCGTCTGGATGATTCCTTCCCCGGAAGATTTCCGGGATTTTTTCCAGAATACGGCTTATTGTCTTGGTCTGGCCAAAGAGAAGCCTAAGTTTGACCGCTACAGCTACTTCGAGAAGTTCGATTATTGGGCGGTGTTCTGGGGTGTTCCCATAATGGTAGGCACGGGGTTGATCCTCTGGTTCCCCTTGATCGCGGTCAGATTTCTGCCGGGGGTGGTGGTACCGATAGCCGCTATTGCCCATAGCGATGAAGCGGTGCTGGCAGCTGGTTGGATCTTCGTTATTCATCTCTATAATGCCCATCTGGCACCGCACATCTTCCCCTTCAATAAATCGATCTTCACCGGTTGTGTGACCGAGGAGCGCTACAAGAGAGAGCACCCCCTCGAATATGAGCGTCTGCTTAAGGTGGCAGAGGCTCCAAGGGAAGCACAGGAGGAGCAGGTCCAAGGGGAGGGCTGA